The following are encoded together in the Bradyrhizobium genosp. L genome:
- the addB gene encoding double-strand break repair protein AddB, translating to MRVFSVPVSAPFLRTVIAALVDGRLVAGFEARNDPARLANATLYLPTRRAGRLAREIFLDVLDADAAVLPRIVALGDIDEDELAFADQSDAVGGATPLEIPPRLGELERRLTLAHLVAAWARTPVSSPLVVGGPASTLQLAGDLARLMDDMVTRGVDWRALDRLVPDQLDQYWQHSLEFLRIARDAWPNYLKEIGRIEPAARRDLLIEAEAARLTAHRAGPVIAAGSTGSMPATAKFLHAVAKLANGAVVLPGLDTDLDEESWDTIGGERNDDGRFSVPPSSNHPQYAMHALLDRFGIRRRDVESLAVSAPLGREVLVSETMRPSTATAQWHDRLERPEIAARISAGMTNLSVVAAPNPEMEALAIAVAMREARHLGKSAALVTPDRALARRVMASLTRWKLEFDDSGGDALMETAPGVFARLAAEAVARGLEPPTLLALLKHPLFRLGGPHGALKRAIEVLEIALLRGTRPQPGTGGLAGDFARFRAELVKLNSGETSSLHKAEQRARLRDNDLNEAGALIPKLQAALAPLEGMASSKPHDFAELASRHREALIALSCDQRGVAVVFEERAGAALASGFDELLAKQQPSGLMTPLADYADVFQTAFAERMVRRPESARAQLNIFGQLEARLTESDRVILGGLVEGVWPPAPRIDPWLSRPMRHELGLDLPERRIGLSAHDFAQLLGHDEVILSHAAKVGGAPAVASRFLHRLEAVAGEARWKAAKAAGEIYVQYAAELDRPDKVEPIAQPEPRPPREARPLKMSVTAIEDWLRDPYTIYARYILRLDPLDPVDMPLSAADRGSAIHEALGEFTQAYADALPDDIRGTLREIGGKHFAPLMERPEARALWWPRFQRIAAWFAEWEQARRGNIDAIKAEIRGEIGIPLDDARSFILSARADRIERRQDGSFALLDYKTGQPPTGKQVRMGLSPQLTLEAAILREGGFAEIPADSSVGELIYVRLSGNNPPGEQRSLELKIRPNDTPQRPDEAADAARLKLEALIRAFDNEEQAYTSLNLSMWSNRYGAYDDLARIKEWSAAGGLGIEEW from the coding sequence ATGCGTGTTTTCAGCGTTCCCGTCTCAGCACCGTTCCTGCGCACCGTCATCGCGGCGCTGGTCGACGGCCGGCTGGTTGCGGGATTCGAGGCGCGTAACGATCCGGCAAGGCTCGCCAACGCCACGCTCTATTTGCCGACCCGCCGCGCCGGGCGGCTGGCGCGCGAGATTTTTCTCGACGTGCTCGATGCCGATGCCGCGGTGCTGCCGCGCATCGTCGCGCTCGGCGATATCGATGAGGACGAACTGGCTTTCGCCGACCAATCGGACGCGGTCGGCGGCGCGACGCCATTGGAGATTCCGCCACGGCTCGGCGAGCTCGAGCGCCGCCTGACGCTGGCGCATCTGGTCGCGGCCTGGGCCAGGACACCGGTGTCCTCTCCGCTGGTGGTCGGCGGCCCCGCCTCGACCTTGCAGCTCGCCGGTGATCTGGCCCGATTGATGGACGACATGGTGACGCGCGGCGTCGACTGGCGCGCGCTCGATCGCCTGGTGCCGGACCAGCTCGACCAATACTGGCAGCACTCGCTCGAATTCCTGCGCATCGCGCGCGACGCCTGGCCGAACTACCTGAAGGAAATCGGCCGCATCGAGCCGGCAGCACGCCGTGATCTGCTGATCGAGGCGGAGGCGGCGCGGCTCACCGCGCATCGCGCGGGACCGGTGATCGCGGCGGGCTCGACCGGCTCGATGCCGGCCACCGCAAAGTTCCTGCACGCGGTGGCGAAGCTTGCGAACGGAGCGGTGGTGCTGCCCGGGCTCGACACCGATCTCGACGAGGAATCGTGGGACACGATCGGCGGCGAGCGCAATGACGACGGTCGTTTCTCCGTGCCGCCCTCGTCGAACCATCCGCAATACGCGATGCATGCGCTGCTCGATCGCTTCGGCATCAGGCGCCGCGACGTCGAGAGCCTGGCTGTGTCAGCACCGCTCGGCCGCGAGGTGCTGGTATCCGAGACGATGCGCCCGTCGACCGCGACGGCGCAGTGGCACGACCGGCTGGAGCGGCCGGAAATCGCCGCGCGGATTTCCGCCGGGATGACCAACCTCAGCGTGGTCGCGGCGCCCAATCCGGAGATGGAGGCGCTGGCGATCGCGGTCGCGATGCGCGAGGCGCGGCATCTCGGCAAGTCGGCCGCGCTGGTGACGCCGGATCGCGCGCTGGCGCGCCGGGTGATGGCCTCGCTGACGCGCTGGAAGCTGGAATTCGACGATTCCGGCGGCGATGCGCTGATGGAGACCGCACCCGGCGTGTTCGCCCGCCTCGCCGCGGAAGCGGTGGCCAGGGGGCTGGAGCCGCCGACCTTGCTTGCGCTGCTCAAGCATCCGCTGTTCCGGCTCGGCGGCCCGCATGGCGCGCTGAAGCGCGCGATCGAGGTGCTGGAGATCGCACTGCTGCGCGGCACCCGGCCGCAACCGGGAACCGGCGGCCTCGCGGGCGATTTCGCGCGCTTCCGCGCCGAGCTTGTGAAGCTCAACAGCGGCGAGACCTCGTCACTGCACAAGGCCGAGCAACGCGCGCGACTGCGTGACAATGATCTCAACGAAGCCGGAGCGCTGATCCCAAAACTACAGGCCGCGCTGGCGCCGCTCGAAGGCATGGCGTCGTCAAAGCCGCATGATTTCGCCGAGCTGGCATCGCGGCATCGCGAGGCGCTGATCGCGCTGTCCTGCGACCAGCGTGGCGTTGCCGTCGTGTTCGAGGAGCGCGCCGGCGCGGCGCTGGCGTCGGGTTTCGACGAATTGCTGGCCAAGCAGCAGCCGAGCGGGCTGATGACGCCGCTCGCCGACTACGCGGACGTGTTCCAGACCGCATTCGCCGAGCGCATGGTGCGGCGCCCGGAATCGGCGCGCGCGCAGCTCAACATTTTCGGCCAGCTCGAGGCGCGTCTCACCGAATCCGATCGCGTCATCCTCGGCGGGTTGGTCGAGGGCGTCTGGCCGCCGGCGCCGCGGATCGATCCGTGGCTGAGCCGGCCGATGCGGCACGAACTCGGGCTCGATCTACCGGAACGGCGCATCGGCCTGTCCGCACATGACTTCGCGCAGCTGCTCGGCCATGACGAGGTGATCCTCAGCCACGCCGCAAAGGTCGGCGGCGCGCCGGCCGTCGCTTCGCGCTTCCTGCACCGGCTGGAAGCCGTCGCCGGGGAAGCACGCTGGAAGGCCGCGAAAGCCGCCGGCGAAATCTACGTGCAATATGCCGCCGAGCTCGACCGGCCCGACAAGGTCGAGCCGATCGCGCAGCCGGAGCCGCGGCCGCCGCGCGAGGCGCGGCCGCTGAAGATGTCGGTCACCGCGATCGAGGATTGGCTGCGCGATCCCTACACGATCTATGCGCGCTATATCCTGAGACTCGATCCGCTCGATCCCGTCGACATGCCGCTGTCGGCGGCCGACCGCGGCTCGGCGATCCATGAGGCGCTCGGCGAATTCACGCAGGCCTATGCCGACGCGCTGCCTGACGACATCAGAGGCACGCTGCGCGAGATCGGCGGCAAACATTTTGCGCCGCTGATGGAGCGGCCCGAGGCACGCGCGCTGTGGTGGCCGCGCTTCCAGCGCATCGCGGCGTGGTTCGCCGAATGGGAGCAGGCACGGCGCGGCAACATCGACGCCATCAAGGCCGAGATCCGCGGCGAGATCGGCATCCCGCTCGACGATGCGAGATCGTTCATCCTCTCGGCGCGCGCCGACCGCATCGAGCGGCGGCAGGACGGTAGCTTTGCGCTGCTCGACTACAAGACCGGCCAGCCGCCGACCGGCAAGCAGGTGCGAATGGGCCTGTCGCCGCAGCTCACGCTGGAAGCCGCGATCCTGCGCGAGGGCGGCTTTGCCGAGATTCCAGCCGATTCCTCGGTCGGCGAGCTGATCTATGTCAGGCTGAGCGGCAACAATCCGCCGGGCGAGCAGCGTTCCCTTGAATTGAAGATCCGCCCCAACGACACGCCGCAGCGGCCGGATGAAGCCGCCGACGCCGCGCGGCTCAAGCTGGAGGCGCTGATCCGCGCCTTCGACAATGAGGAGCAGGCCTACAC